GTTTTGTGAGCAGTGTAAGTGAGCAGTCCTCGAGTCACTCGGCACACAAGTTGAGCTCAGGTGCTCAGGTGATAAGCTACATATATGGCGGCTATATTCCGATCTGCTCCATCTGGTGGAGTATAGTAATTGACCCATTTGGAGGAGCTTAAGCAGGCAGCCTCCATTAGTCCACACTTTTACACTTCACTTCCATAGTTCTGAAGAACTTGTGTCCACTTTCTTTACACACCTACTAACTAGTTATGCTAATCAGCCATGGTAAAGCTACTGTGATCGATCTTTCAagtgtttatttattgttatcaACCTGTATTGGCCACATTCTAACTCTTAACTGAAACCATTCTTCCAGCTGCATTTGCAATGAATATGAAAGAACAAGCTGAAAGCGTATGTAGCGAATTCAGCTTTTTCCGAGTTTCGTGGAGCGTATTTTCAggcttattattttattgtattttccACGCCTCGCACTTTCGTATTTCATAGATTTTGTTTGCTGTCATTGTTTTCAGTTTGCATTTCTATAACACCTGACGTTTTTTCCACTTTACTTGTTTACTCGCCTATTGTTTGGTGCCCCCCTATCTGGCCGTATCTAGCCGTCTCTTTCGGCGCACTGCTGCCGTCTCGCTCGCTGGCATTCTACCATTTATGCTAATTTATTTGCCTGTTTACcagcttttgttttaatcTGTTTGGGGCCGTGTTGACACTCACCGCGTtctgtgttttgtgttttgtattttgtgttttgtgttttgtgttctGCGGGAAGCAGAAGACAATGAGTTTGCAGACTCATTTGGGTGGAGCTGGAACTACAgttaatttattgttattccCGCGTCTAATTatgctaattaattaatttggctTACTTTGCGCTGGCCAAGTGCGGAGGAAATCAGAATTAGTTTACAGCAATTAATTGGCCGCGATTAACATAAGCCCAAGAGCGTAAAGAGCTGCGTTCGTTTGTGCATCCGGCAGATACAAATTGCCAGTTGGCAGTTGCCAGTCGCACCGTACAGTGAGCACTTCGCACACCTCCCACTTCTCACGCCCCACTGCAGGCATTATCTTTGATTTAATCGCCACGCTCCATGATCTCGCACGTTAACAGTTGGCGCGGAAAGTCTTCGGCCGGCAGCGGATTGATTGGGGCCACTGGCCCCCATGTTTTGCTTTTCGGCGGCTGAAAACATCCCGTTCTCACTCGTTTTTATGCGCCTTCATGATTCATGCTGAAGTGTATCCGTTTCCGGTGATTTTGAGCGGGTGGTTTGTAGTCTTACAAAGTcgcagaagcagaagaagtACAAGTGAAAGAAGATGGATCGTGCTCTTGCAGTCTTCAATTAGCCTAATTTATAATCAAGGTGGTTGGGTTCTTAAAGTATAACTGATATTTTATGTATCTCATATCTTTAGTTCACAAATGTGTCTTGTTACATATGCATGCAATAATTGAAGTAATGCTGCATTCTGTTTACTCCACACCTACATCGCACCCAAAACTAAAGACCATGACCACGTCTTGAGGTCAGAGTGCCTTGATTAACACACTTTTGAGCCTACGAGTGGGTGGTTTTGGTAGATGCACCCACAGGCACGGGAGGCACGATTCAATtatcacgtatacgccatgGCAGACGAACAGGTTTTTGGCTGAGACAGTGGAGGGAAGTGCGGCTGGAAAGGCTATGGAAAGGGGATGGAAAGGCAGAAGCAGGGAAAAGCTGCGTGCCAATGCTACACACCGCAGACtgtagtgtgtgtgtgtgtgattgtgtgCATGGGGGGCTCAGAAATGGATATGCACTATAAGTGTACATGCCCATTAAACTTGGCCTAAGCTGCGCTCAAAGCCGCTGGCTGCCGGAGTGGACTGGGATTGAAACTGGAACTaaaattgaaactgaaactgggaTCGGGTCGCTCGTCGGCAGTCGGTGGTCGGTGGTTGGTGGTCGGCGGTTGGCAATCGGTAGTGTGTCACAGAAactagtttttgttttccaaacGGGTTTGCCCGCCAGCgtgggtgtgagtgtgtgccaATTTGTGTATTTATGGATTCACAAAGAGAACCCATAATGATGGAAATGTCAACGCAGTGCCATTTGCATATCTCGGCGACTCACCCTTTTAATTAGCCAGTGTAACTGGACAGATTTAAATTGGCCAGCGCCACTCGGTGGACACAAAGTTTCGGTTTCTCGATATGCATACGCATAAATCACTTTGACTAATGGTGCTACTCTTGTTTACGCGTGTTCGACATTTGTTAAGTCTTGTGTCCCACGAGGAGGCAGCTACCACAAGACAGATCTGCGACATtcgaattaattaattacgCCAAGTGATGGCATCTAATGAGCTGCGATAACCGGCATAAGCGGTCCAGTTAGCCGCTTATGAATATGAAACTCACACGCGGGCGTGTGGGTGCATCCCACTCGGCATCCATCAGCTCATCACCTCCCACGGTTTGGGTTGGATTGCGATGTGAGTGGGTGGCATCTAAGGTTAGAGTCAAACCTGATATTCACAATTAGCATAGAGTTTCGGGTCTGAGGCGGGGCCAGGCCAACAATCAATTAGGAATGTATTAAGTTACCTACTTTAATCGGCAGCTCGGTCGAGTGCGTTAAGCATACGACGTGGTGGCCAGCTGTTATCGGAAGAGCACATGCCAgctattattaatattttacggCCGTGCAGCTGGCTGTTCTTCGCCTTTTCGCTGCCCTTTTGTGCTGCTGGTGCGATAAGCCAAAGCCAAGAAAATTTCTATTAGAGAATGGAGCGGAAAATCTGCTTTACAATGGTCAATGGCCTGACTGCGTGAAAAGGCTTAAGTCTAGTGCACCTGCAGATGCAAAAAGGTCCTGATTGCAGCTAAAATCTTTATTGAAAAGGGGGCTGCGAGCCACGGTAGCCATGGCCACCAGCCAGCCATTGGTGGCGGGAAGCGAGTGCCAGAAATCTGGCAGAGCTCGGCAGAACATCAAGCAATTGTTGTACCCGTTGGTCCGAGTTTATTAAATTCCGCATTTCATTATGAGTGCATTGCCTCATAGAGAGCTTCATGCGGCTATGTTGGCTTTGGGCTCAGACGCTCGGATGGAAGTACTTTGGCACGCCTGTTGCTGAGAGCCAAAGTTGCGCAGAACCCATGTTCATGCCAACtgtgcgtatacgtgatgGTCGGGCACAATCGGTGCCCAAAACTGACAAGTTTGGCAAAATGGGAGTCTGCAAGCGGCATGAAAGCCAAGTCATGCACAACATTCTGATTCTTGTTCTCACATTATGATTTCTGCTCCGAGCAGGGAGGAAGTTTCGAAAGTTTTCGCatggaatttaatttgcacATGCCCGCTTCTTTCACTTTTGGCAAATGGCATGCAACACGTCTCGTATACGCAATGCGTTTgctgtaaaattaatttgaatattaattAACTCTCTCTCGTTACCCAGATATAATTTCCCGAGCACTGAACTGTTCTAaacagaaatatatttaatttaccaCGGCCCCTCCTCATTCACTTGCTTGTATTTTGATGGGCGGAATATGGGTGAttttaattagatttaatcCTGCAAACATATATAAGATAAATATTGATAAATGTATTATCTTTGGTTATTTCAGTGTTTCGCTGCAACGCAAACTGGAGCATCCGACTTTGACATGGACGAGCTCGATGACCTGGACCAGGTGACCCAAGTGATTGGATATCATCCCCAGTTCCACGATCACTTCCTGGCCACCCAGAACTTCATTATGAAGGGCGATGGTCCGCTGCCTAACGATTACAGATACTACTTGGCCATAATTGTGAGTAAGAGCTCAGCATCAAACTGAATGGGGGCGAGTGAAATGCATACAGACATGAGCTCAGCGCACTCTATTTTCCGTTTGCTATTCCCAACATTTATTTCGCTGCCAAACTGGCCCAAAACAATAGCCATTGATTGGGCCAATGAAGAACATGGCCTGCTGTGAATGCGAGCATACGGCTCTAAACAGCGAATCGGGAATCCGTTGCTGCTGGATCGCATTTGCATTGTTCTGTCCGACCTTTTGTTGGGAAACCCATTCACAGCACGTACTGTGCATCTGGTGTGTGGAACCTTCAAACTGCATTTCGCGTATTCGTTGAAATCAAATCCACCTGAGCCCGAATGCACTTTTCAAATGAGGCAAAACAGGGCACAGAGTCTAATTCTTAGATCGAATTTGCAAGAGCCAAGTTTCAGTTTCTATCTTTCAATGACTTACCTTACTAACTCGTTGGCATATCAAAAAGAATAACAAAGAATTAGTCACTCGCCATCATAATTAAGATCCATTCTAATCACTTTCGGCAATAAGAGTGGGGATAAAcgtgtaattaaaattgatttatgctTTCATTGCGCAGTCGATGCACATTCATTTTAGATTTTCCCAGCTGCAATTGGGAGATCGAAGTGCTAGAATAGTGAGGAAACGcattaatcaattatttcacaagTTTTCCAATTGTTGTTCTGTGCTATTCGGAGCAAATGAGTTGGCTTCTTGGCCCCTGAGTATAATTTATAGCCCAAGTTGTGCGTGTGCAATAATCGTAAAGCCAATAAAAAGTATAGTATTTGCTGCCTGTGGGTGACATTTTGGCCGACGTTCGCTGGGTTGAATAATGAACACATTACAATTGGGACAGCTTTCCACGGGCTGTTTTTCGCTTctatttcacattttatttggCGGGAAAGTGCACCCAAGAGTCGCATAGAGAACAGCGCGGATTCTGGCACTGCCTTTGTCTAGATTCGAGCCTCGGCGaatgtaaaattatttaagatTTACGATGGCCTGTCAGGGCATGCCATGATGCCATGATGCCACGATTCCGCTGCCTGGCTGCCCAAGTCTCCTTAATGACAAACAGCTAAATGAAACATAGGAGACCGGTCGCAAACAATGGGCCTTTTGCTCTGAATGCCCGAAAATGTGTTGTTTTGGGTCACAAACAACACAAACATCACAAAACAGCCACAGCCGCACACACGCACCGCGATCGAAATAGGTGTCCACGTATTCTTGGCACCCAATCAAGTGGTGGTGGCTCATTCGGAGGCGATCCCTCCCAGGTCCCGCGCTCTGGGGGATTTTCGATTGTGGGTCACGCCGACTAACAACGCGAAGTGCGGGAGGTTGGGGGCCAAGGTTAGGCGAGAAGATCAAAACAATTACGTAATGCCTAGAAAAATGTTACCTGAAACCAATACCAATACTAATACTCTCACGCCTTCATTTCGCCAAGCAAAGCGTTGGAGTTCAGGCGAATAAAATCAAGCTTAAGTCTATATGTATCTTATTATTATAATCCATATTACTTGCgattaaatgaaaacatatgCAACTGCCATTAGCCAGCTATTATTCAGTAAATCTTAATTAACACGACGCGAACTGCAACTTGCGACCCGGAATAAATGGTATCTCTGTTTGTGGTATCTCTAGGCTGCTGCCCGCCATCAGTGTCCGTATCTGGTGAAGCGCTACGAGAAGGAGTTCATCAACCAGGGCGGCGATAGTGCCTGGCTGGGCGGCCTGGACTTTATACCCGCCAAACTACGTGCCATATACGatatcaataaaatattagcCCATCGGCCCTGGCTGCTGCGCAAGGAGCATATCGAGGTGGGTACTCCGCCGAGCGGATTTGGCTGGGGCAAGCGtggaatgaaaactttgtgcTCTTACAGCGGCTCACCAAGGGGAAGAACAGCTGGTCGCTGTCGGAGGTGGTGCACGCCATGGTCCTGCTCTCGCACTTCCACTCGCTGTCCTCCTTTGTGTTCTCCTGCGGCCTCACACAAAAGCTGGACGGGCTGTCCAGTCCCAAGCTGAAGAGTCCGCCCGCAGCAGTGGCGGCCCTCGCACCCACCATTCTCATCACTCCCACCTCGCCGACGGAGCCGCAGAAGGGGAAGCCAGTGCTGGCGGAGATCTCGCTCAACAATGCAAATCCGGATTACGACAGCCAGACCGCAGCGAGCAGTAATGGAGGAGCTCCACCGGACTCGGCAAATGCGGTTGCGGATGGACCCGATGCAACGACCCTTAACGGATATTTGGGTGAGtacacacagagagaaatcTGTGGTGCCAAAGGAATCTCAATTGTTGTAAATTCTACCATATTGGTATAAACTTTGGTGTACTCCCTGCTACTCCTTGACTAACTTGATTGATTGGCAGCCACGGCgcagcagctgccgcagcagcaCGGCATCAGTGTGGAGACGCTAATGGAGCGCATGAAGGTCCTGTCCCAGAAGCAGGACGAGTGCAGCGAGGCGGAGCTGAGCAGCCGCTTCCAGAAGGTGGAGCAGCAGACGGCGGAGCTGGCGGCCGTGACTCCGGAGGCGGCTGTGGGCGTGCCCACCAACCTGTCGCACTACGTGGACGATGCCAACTTCATTTACCAGGACTTTGCCCGGCGCGgcaccgagagcatcaacACGTTTCGCATCCAGGACTACTCTTGGGAGGATCACGGCTACTCGCTAGTGGACGGGTGAGTGATGAGCAGCGGCTATTGTCCCATTTGCGCTGAGCGTAGGATTTCCATTCACTCTCCAGATTGTACAACGATGTGGGCATCTTCTTGGACGCCAAGTTTCGGGCGGCCTACAATCTCACCTACTGCACCATGGGCGGCATCAAGAATGTGGACACGTCCAAGTTCCGGCGGGCCATTTGGAACTACATCCAGTGCATCTACGGCATTCGCCACGACGACTACGACTATGGCGAAGTGAACCAGGTAAGAAATCAATTATGATGGTCATTCACTTTCAAAGATGTCTGCAACATTGTGAAACAGGCAACT
The sequence above is drawn from the Drosophila melanogaster chromosome 2R genome and encodes:
- the Sesn gene encoding sestrin, isoform A, with product MYYAVDYYADMGQISQDCFAATQTGASDFDMDELDDLDQVTQVIGYHPQFHDHFLATQNFIMKGDGPLPNDYRYYLAIIAAARHQCPYLVKRYEKEFINQGGDSAWLGGLDFIPAKLRAIYDINKILAHRPWLLRKEHIERLTKGKNSWSLSEVVHAMVLLSHFHSLSSFVFSCGLTQKLDGLSSPKLKSPPAAVAALAPTILITPTSPTEPQKGKPVLAEISLNNANPDYDSQTAASSNGGAPPDSANAVADGPDATTLNGYLATAQQLPQQHGISVETLMERMKVLSQKQDECSEAELSSRFQKVEQQTAELAAVTPEAAVGVPTNLSHYVDDANFIYQDFARRGTESINTFRIQDYSWEDHGYSLVDGLYNDVGIFLDAKFRAAYNLTYCTMGGIKNVDTSKFRRAIWNYIQCIYGIRHDDYDYGEVNQLLVRPLKMFIKTACCFPERITTKDYDSVLVELQDSEKVHVNLMIMEARNQAELLYALREIMRYMT
- the Sesn gene encoding sestrin, isoform D; the encoded protein is MDELDDLDQVTQVIGYHPQFHDHFLATQNFIMKGDGPLPNDYRYYLAIIAAARHQCPYLVKRYEKEFINQGGDSAWLGGLDFIPAKLRAIYDINKILAHRPWLLRKEHIERLTKGKNSWSLSEVVHAMVLLSHFHSLSSFVFSCGLTQKLDGLSSPKLKSPPAAVAALAPTILITPTSPTEPQKGKPVLAEISLNNANPDYDSQTAASSNGGAPPDSANAVADGPDATTLNGYLATAQQLPQQHGISVETLMERMKVLSQKQDECSEAELSSRFQKVEQQTAELAAVTPEAAVGVPTNLSHYVDDANFIYQDFARRGTESINTFRIQDYSWEDHGYSLVDGLYNDVGIFLDAKFRAAYNLTYCTMGGIKNVDTSKFRRAIWNYIQCIYGIRHDDYDYGEVNQLLVRPLKMFIKTACCFPERITTKDYDSVLVELQDSEKVHVNLMIMEARNQAELLYALREIMRYMT